A region of the Nitrospinota bacterium genome:
TGCAGGCGCCTGCTCTTTCACCTGGGGCGGCTGTTGCTGTTGCTGACCGCCGCTTCCGATCTTTGCTATCTCCGAGCTCAGGGAAGAGGTTAACGAAGCGATCGATACGCCTGCGCCTCCAAGGGCTTCATCCTTTATCCTTCCTCGGACCCGGATAACGGTCTTTCCCAGCCCAAAAAGTTTTTTCTTTTCCCCTACCTCTTCGATCTCTACCTCGGAACGGTGAGCTCCAAGAGACAAGAGCAGTATTTCTACCGCTTCCTCGTAAGTATCGCCGTCAGCTTCTGTCCAATCCATAATTTCTCAGGCCTCCTCAGCGCTTCTGTTTACATACCATTGCTGTGCAATGGAAAGTATGTTGTTCACCAGCCAATAAATAACAAGCCCCGAAGGGAAGTTAATAAACATCACGGTAAAGACTACCGGCATTAACAGCATCATGTTCCTCTGTACGGGATCGTTCGCCTGCGGAGAGAGCTTTTGCTGGAGGAACATCGACAATCCCATCAATAGAGGGGTGACATAGTAGGGATCTTTCAGCGAAAGGTCGTGTATCCACCATATGAAATCCGCCCCTTTAAGTTCGATCGATTCGAGCAGAACCTTGTAAAGCGCGATAAATACAGGTATCTGAAGGAATATGGGGAGACAGCCGGCCAGCGGATTCACCTTGTGCTTCCGGTAAAGGAGCATCAGCTCTTCGTTCATCTTCGTCTTGTCGTTCTTGTACCTCTCCTGAAGTATCTTCATCTGGGGCTGGAGTTTTCGCATTTTGCTCATCGACTGGAAACTTTTCTGCGTGAGCGGGAAAAAGAGTATCTTTATGACGACCGTGATAACGATTATCGCCCACCCGAAATTGTAAAAAACCGAATCGTGCAGCCAGACCATTACCCTGTAGATCGGCTTGGCGATAATATCAAACCAGCCGTAGTTGATCACCTTCTGGAAACCGCGGTTCTGCTTCTTCAACTCGGAGACCATCTTCGGCCCCGCGTACATGTAAAAGCTTATCGGCTTCCCGCTTCCGGGGGATACAAGCTGGAGGGTATTGGAATAGATATCATCCTCTACCTCCCTCTGGGTCATCTTCGCTTCCCTGTCCTCGGGGAAAAAGGCGACGCAGTAATACCTGTTCGTCAGTCCGGCCCATTCGATCTTCCCTTCGTATACATTCTCTTTATCCATATCCGGTGTTTTTGTCAGACGTTTTCCGTCAATGTAGATTACCGGGCCGTCATATGAATACATCTTGTCCTTGATATCCCCAAGCCCATACCAGCCTATTCCAAACGCGGAACCTTTCACGGAAGAGCCGGAATGGCTGAGTGAGACCTCCATATCCGCCCGGTGCGAATTGTAATGGAAAACTATCTTCTTCTTTATTTCAAAGCCGGTGGCGAGACTGTGTACGAAAAGCACCTCCGCATCCCGGTTCTTTTCGGATAACATTATCTTCGCCGGAGCATTTACTTCAAACACGGTCTTGTTGATCTTCTTCGTCGCATCAGCTGATGAGAATTCAAGTGAAAGCGGCTTCATTTCCAGACCCTGCTTTACCAGTTCAATCGGATTGCCATCGTCGTCCCCAAAGCCTGAGAGCTTCCATGAAGTAACCACTCCTCCGATATTTGAAAGGGTGACTACAGCGTATCCGGTATCGATGAAAATTTTCTTTTCGGACCCCCTCTGGTTACCGGTCGAACTTTCACCGGCATCCTGCTGTAGAGAGGCAGTAGGGTCCAAAGGAGTAACGTCTGGCTGAGCGCTACCGAGCACGATTTCCGCATCCTCATGGCTGAAAACATCGGGATCCACCGTCTCAATTTGCGCCGGGGCTGTTTCCTTCTCCTGTACCTGCTCTTTCTGTTGTTCAATTTTCTTTAACTTGTTCGCCTCGATTACGTCGCCGTACCTGTGGAAGTACCACATATTCCAAAATATCATTACGACGATCGAAAGGAAGATGGCTGTAAGTGTCTTTTTATCCATTTGTCATTTTACCGGGTCGAAACCGCCAGGGTGGAAAGGGTGGCATTTTGATATTCTTTTTACTGAGAGCCAGACGCCTGTAAAAACACCATGTTTTTCAATGGCATCACTGCTGTATTGAGAACAGCTGGGGAAGAACCTGCAAGATGGGGGTAGAAATGGGCTAATTGCCGCCTGGTAGCCGCGTATCATAAATAACAAAAACCGTTTCATTCAGCAGGTCCCAACGCAAAACATGCGCGGGAAAGGATCAGCCGCCAATCGAGCGTACAAAGCTTTCAAAGCATTTCTTCAACGCCTGGTAACTCTCCAGCCGCTCACCCTTTCTCGCAATTACTACAACGTCCAGGCCTTTCAATCTATCCAGGTTCTCCCTGAACAGGGCGCGCGCTCTCCGTTTAAAACGATTGCGGCTTACCGCCTTGGCCAATATCCTTTTCCCGGCAATAATTCCAAGCCGGCTACATTCCAAACCGCTATCGGCGAAATAAAAGACAAGGTTGCCAGTGACGAATTTCCTTCCCGCAAATGCGGAATCGAATTCGCGACCCCCTGATAACCGTGTCTCCTTAAACCGGATACGCAAATTAAACAGTAAGGCGCGCTCGGCCTTTCTGCCTTCGCCTTTTGAGAACTGCCTGACCGTTTGCCGTAGACATTCTCTTCCTGAAACCGTGAGTCCTTTTTCGCCTAATGTTACTAGGTTGGTATGGCCTTTTCATAATCCGGTTAATCTACATGAAAGCGGGGGGGCTGGTCAAACTTTTTCGACATTTATTTCGAATTAAACAATTATTTATTCAATTGTTAACCTTTTGGCCCCCCACACGGCATTACACCAAGCCCCCCAGTGAGGGAAATAAATCGGTTTTGGAGTCGCAAAAGAAAAGATTATTCTTTTTCGGCAAGGTCACCGTTAAAAGTTGAAACACTTTAAAAAATCATTCCCCTTGCAACATACTGATAATAAAAGAAATCTCTAGAGTTTTTGGTATTTTATCCACAGTCGCCCCGCTCAGCGGGGTTGAAAGTTGCTCTTCTATTGGCTACCATCCAATCGGAGGAGCTGTGGGGAAGAAACTTTACCGAAAATTGTGTGCATCGGTTTTCCCCGAAATAAATCTTTTTAAATGTGGAATTTGGCAGGAAGTAATATGGAATTCGGAAAAATCTTTGGTAAAAAGCCTGCTACATGGGTAAAGAGGCCCAAGTATACAACCTCTGTCGAGCAAATAAATGAAATAGGCGAAGCGGAACGGCAATCCCTTCGAGTGGTTGAAGATACGTTCCAGTTCAGAACAAACGACTACTATACTTCCTTGATCGACTGGGAAGATCCTGACGACCCCATCCGGCAAATATCAATTCCGAGCATACGCGAGCTGGAGATGAATATGGACTGGAGCCTTGATGCGTCGTGCGAGGAGGATTATACGAGGGGTGGAGGGATTCAACACAAATACTCAAACACCGTACTCCTGCTGGTTAATAACGTCTGCGGAACATACTGTCGATTCTGTTTCCGTAAAAGATTATTCATGAATGACAACGACGAGGTTGCCAGGAATATCTCTGAAGGGCTTGCGTACATTGCGGAAAACAGCAAAATTACAAATGTCCTTTTAACGGGTGGGGATCCGCTCATCCTCTCCACACCTAAGCTGGAAGAGATAATCCGCAGGCTAAGGGAGATCAAGCATGTCAAGATAATCAGAATTGGCAGCAAAATGCCTGCTTTTAATCCATTCAGGATATTGAACGATCCATCTTTGCCGGAGATGCTCTCAAAATACAGCTTGGCCACGAAAAAGATATACCTGATGGCACACTTCAATCACCCGAAGGAATTGACCGAACACTCCATCGAGGCAATGACTGTTCTGCAAAGACATGGCGTAATAACCACCAACCAGACGCCCATCCTGCGGGGGATAAATGACAGCCCCAACACCCTCTACGAGCTTTTTGAAAAACTTTCATACATGGGAGTCCCCCCATATTATGTATTTCAGTGCCGCCCGACACAGGGGAATGAAATGTTCTCCCTCCCTCTTGAGGAAGCCTATGGGATATTCGAAAAAGCCCAAAGCATGGCCTCGGGGCTCGGCAAAAGGGCACGATTTGTCATGTCCCACCAAACCGGTAAAATTGAAGTTATCGGCCTTACCGAGGAGCAGATATTCATGCGGTACCACCGATCACCCGACAATGCGAACCGGGACGGAATAATGGTTTTCAACAGGAATTCCCAGGCATACTGGCTTGACGACTACGAAGAGGCCGAAAAGATCATCTCAAGCAGATACATGATGAACCCGGCATAATCCCCCGCGTCCACCATCAATCTCCGGCTTTCGAAGCTCCCTTTATCAGTGTGAAATATTTTTCATTGAAACACATTGGGATGATATATACTCAAATATCAAAATAATCTAGGCCGGTTTGACAAAATCGCTGAGCCAATTGAGGAGGTACTTCTGTGGAATACGAAAGTATTCAAAAAATTTACAAGCTGTATTCGGGTTTCTATGATTTGTTGTTCAAACAGATTTTCTTTCCGAGGCAGGAGTACGCTATCAGCCAGATGGACATTAAACCGGGCGATAAAGTGCTTGATGTAGGCATTGGAACCGGGCTGACCCTGGGGTGCTACCCAAAGGATTGTCATGTTACCGGGATAGACCTCTCGGCCGCCATGCTGAAAAAGGCGCATCATAAAAAAAACAAACTCGGCCTCGACAACGTAACATTGCTGGAAATGGACGCATGCGAACTTGCTTTTGACGACAACCAGTTCGACCATGTAATTTCCACATTCGTCCTGACCGTCGTCCCTGACCCCGTGAAAGCTCTGTCCGAAATGAAAAGGGTGTGCAAGAAAGGGAACTCCATTGTCTTTATCAATCACTTCGCCAGCGAAAACAAGTTCCTTGCCTGGACCGAGGATAAACTCGACCCTCTTTGCAGAAAACTTGGGTGGAGAAATACCGAGTCGTTATCCGATCTTTCGGCACGGGCAAATCTCGAAATAGCTTCATGCACCCTTTTGAAAAAATTCGACCTATGGCCAATAGTTTTTGCAACAAACAACAAATAGGTCTTTGGCTTAGCGTTTTATTTTTTTCGTTTGCGATTTCAGGTGAGGCAGCCGCCTCACCTCTCCAGGATAAAAAAGGTGAACTCCCACTACCTTTCCAGGTCGGCGAAATACTGATTTTCCAGGTTGAATGGCTTTTCCTTGATGCCGGACGCGTCACCGCGACAATCCCTGAGAAGATAAAGGAAAACGGCAGGGAACTTCTCCACTTCACCCTCCATACTGAAACCACAAACCTTTTAGACGACATTTGGACAATGGACGACTGGTTCCATTCGTACTGGGACATAAATGAGAGAGCAACCAGGAAATTTACCGTTAAGATTCGTGAAAGCACATACAAAAAGGACAAACTGATACTGTTCGACATTGAAAACGGTATCGCTACCGTGACTAAGAACAGCGACGAACCGAAGGAAATACCTCTTAAACGTGGAGCGCAGGACTTCTTCACGGCTGGTCATATGTCCCGCACCCTGCCGCTGAAGAAGGGGGGGGACTACAGATATCCGGTATTCGAAGACGACAAAAATTATGATGCGCAGATAGTCGTGGTCAAGAAAGAAACAATCGAGATCATGGGGGGGAAGATCGATACGATCCTTATCCACCCGAAGATCAGCTTCGAGGGGGCTTTCCATAGTAAAGGCACACTCCATGTATGGCTTTCCGACGACGAGTACCGCGCGCCTGTAAAACTAAAGCTCTACACCCTTTTCGGCGCGGTTGATATTACCCTGATCGAATATGGCGGAATAAACCTCAATATCGTCTACCCGGAAAAAAATAATGGCAAAAATAGCGCTCGCACAAATTAATCCGACTGTCGGCGATCTCGACCTAAACCGAAAGATGATCATCGATTTTGCAAGAAAGGGTGAGTCCCTGGGGGCCGACATAATTGTATTCCCCGAACTCGCCATCACCGGCTATCCGCCGGAGGATCTTCTGTTGAAAAGAAGCTTTATCGAAGCCGCATGGAAGAACCTTACCGAAATTGCCCGGAGCATCCAAAACACATGGGTCGTGGTAGGAACCCCGCACCGAGAGGATGGAAAGCTTTATAACGGCGCGGCGGTGCTCCACAAGGGGAAGATTGAAACAATAATCCACAAGACGCATCTCCCGAATTATGGAGTGTTCGATGAAAGACGGTACTTCACCCCGGCTGAAAATGTTGCCTCTGTCAAAATGGCCGGAATTACTACTGCAGTTACCATCTGCGAAGACATCTGGGTAAATTCAGGTCTGCCGCACGACCTCTGCGCAAGAGAGGATATTGACCTCATAATTAATATCTCTTCATCCCCGTTCCATACCGGAAAATCCGAGGAGCGCAAGAATAAAGTCACCGGGTTCGCCTCCAGCCATCAAAAGGAGCTGGCATACTGCAATTTGGTCGGAGGCCAGGACGAACTGGTTTTTGACGGAGGATCGTTCTTCTGCGACACAAAGGGGAAAGTTACCGCGTCACTCAGGGAGTTCGAGGAAGATCTGATAGTCGTGAAAGCGGGAGAGGAGAATTCCGGCGGCGCTTCAGCATTTCACTCCTTTCCAAGATCGTATGCATATCCTGAAAATGTCTTTGAAGCTCTGAAAAAAGGATTGAAGGATTACCTGTCCAAAAACTCTTTCCATGATGTTGTCATAGCCCTGTCCGGCGGCATTGATTCGGCTCTTACCGCGTCAATCGCCGTTGCAAGCCTCGGAGCCGAGAGGGTGAGAGGGATTGCCATGCCTTCAAGGTTTTCCTCACCGGAAAGCCTGCAAGATGCGCGCGAACTTGCGGAAAACCTCGGCATGAAATTCGATGTCATCCCCATCACAGAGCTGATGGATTCCTTCGGAAAGGCGCTTTCCGGGGTGTTCGAGGGGACAAAACCCGGGATCGCGGAGGAAAACATACAGGCCAGAATTCGCGGAACCCTTATCATGGCGGTAAGCAACAAATTCGGAAGTCTTGCCCTGGCAACAGGCAACAAAAGCGAAATAAGTGTAGGCTACTGCACTCTTTACGGCGACATGGCGGGAGGTTTCGCGCTTATTAAAGACCTTCCGAAAAACATGGTCTACGATCTTGCGAAGTGGATAAACGGAAATTCCCCCACTCCCAACATCCCGGCAAGGAGTATTGAGAAGGAACCGACCGCGGAACTGAGACCAAACCAGAAGGATTCCGACTTTCTGCCGGAATACAAAATACTGGACCCGATACTTAAACTGTATGTCGAAGAGGAAAAAAGTATTGAAGAGATAATTTCTCTCGGATATATTGAAGGCGATGTGAGGAAGGTATCTCGTTTGGTGAATCAAAACGAATACAAAAGGAGGCAGGCTGCTCCAGGAGTAAAGATATCACCGAAATCTTTCGGAAAAGACAGGCGAATGCCTATTACAAACAGATTTTTTGAGACATAGGGAAGAAGATGACAAACTGGGTACCAAAAAAAATATTTTTCACAAGAGGCGTTGGCGTCCACAAAGACAAATTGCGTTCTTACGAGCTGGCGCTTAGAGATGCCGGAGTAGAACGCTGCAACCTGGTTGAAGTATCTTCCATACTCCCCCCCAAATGTAAAATCCTAAGTAAAAAAGAGGGACTTAAATACATATCGGGCGGGATGATAACCTTTTGCGTACAGGCGCGGCTAACCAGCAACGAACCCCACAGGCTGATAGCAACAAGCATCGGGTGCGCAATTCCCGCCAACCAGTCGCTATACGGATATCTCAGCGAGCATCACAACTATGGTGAAACTGAAAAGGTGGCCGGCGACTATGCTGAAGACCTTGCGGCAGGAATGCTCGCGACAACACTCGGCATCGATTTTGACGAGGATAAAAGCTGGGATGAAAAAAGACAGATATACAGGATCAGCAACAAAATCGTAAGAACAAGGAATATCACTCAAACAGCGGTTGTAAAAGGGAGAAATCACCACACCGTCGTTGCGTTAGCGGTATTCATTCTGTAACAAGTGAGGCCAGGAAGGGAAACCTGCTTTTACTCGGCGAAAGTGAGCATAAAAGCCGGGCCTCTTTCCTTCCTGCTCCCCCTCCTTGCATTCTTGTCCGTAGTCCTGTTCCATCCCCAGGCGGTAGCGGAAGATAAAAACGTTTCCGATTTCGACAGAAGCAAAATGGAGGGGCCTCTTTCCATTACCGCCGACTATATAAGGCATTATCGCAAGGAAAATCGCGCAGAAGCCAAAGGAAACGTGGCACTGGAATATAAGGATACTCTCCTTACCGGAGATGAATGTGAAATAGACAGCAATACCGGCCTTGGAATCATGAGAGGCAATGCCAGGATACAAACAGAAGAGATTCTGCTTGGCGGTTCTAAATTCGAATTTTTCCTGAACTCCAGCCTCGGCACAATGGAGAATATGACCGGCTATACGAGGGATGGTTTTTATTTCACTTCCAAAAAAGCTGTCCGGATAAAGGAAGACCAGTATCGCCTTACGAAAGGAACCTTAACAACATGCGACCCGGAAAATCCCGATTGGGTTGCCAAAAGCGGACGGGTGGAATTAACTCTTGAAGATTTCGCAACTTTTTACAATATGTCATTTTACTTCAAGGGAATCCCTGTCTTTTATACACCTTACTGGGCGGTGCCAAGCATAACAAAAAGAACTACAGGTTTTCTGGAACCAAGCTTTGGCTGGTCATCCCGGGACGGGGATTATTTGAACCTGACCTATTTTATAGCGGTATCGGATCAGGACGATATAACCCTTTACCTCGACTACCTTTCCAACAGAGGAACCCGTGAAGGATTCGAATACAGGTATTTCTTCGCAAAGAACACATATGGAAAATTCAATTTCGACTATGCCGACGACCGTATTGCGGATAAATCGCTCTGGAAGCTCGATTATACACACAGGCATAAATCCAAATCCGCTTTATACAGCAGAGTAAAGCTTGACGAAGAGAGCGAAGTCAGTTATTCAAAGGTTTTTAACGATGACGATACCGCACTGAGGTCGAAAAAATATACCGACTCATTCATAGAGTTCAGCTATCTCTTCCCGGGAAGCTCGGCATCCATGTTTGCCAGGTCTTACAAGGATATGGGTGACCTTTACCCTTTAAATAAAAACTTCTACAGCAAGAAACCTGAGATTTCCGCCAATATCTACCCAAGGCGGTTGTTTAATACCCCGCTGATCGCGGGAATCCAAAACACTATTACAAATTTGGAAACGGAAACAGTTGGACCAAACCCGGTTGACATAAAAAACACAAGCCGGCTTGATGTACGGCCAATGCTCTCTTTGCCTCTTGTTCCGTTCAATGGCTTCAATTTCATGCCTTGGGTGAACGGTATCGGAACCTGGTACAGCCATAATAAAATCGATGAAAGCCCCCTTTACGTTTCCTATTACACCGCAGGCGCCGCAATGGAAATCCCGAAAGCATATAAAATATTCCGTCTAGGCGACCAGGATTTGAAACACACCCTCACCCCGATAATCAGCTACCAATATATCCCTGGATATGAAGTAGATGATGAAAGACTGAAGGTTCCGCTTATAGACCACCTTGAACAATCGACGCCAATAAGCCTTCTGAATTTCAGCCTTGAGAACAGCGTTCTGCAAAAAAGCGCCGGAAATACACTTGGCCAGGAAATTATCCGGCTCAACATCACACAAGGTTACGACTTCAGGGAGGCAAACAGGATCACGGTTGGGGAAAAGGATAAAAACAAACCGCTATCAAATTTGAATTTAGACCTGGATTCGAAGCCGCTCCCATGGATGGTACTCAATACCGCTCTATCCTATAACCATTATGAAAATAAACCCGACTCAACCATAACCGAGGCAGGAATCGCTCTTAAAAACGGATTTTTCATCTCTTATCAGAAAACAATAAATCGCCTGCCGGAGGCAGTTTTCTCTTCCGGGATCATGGGAGTTTCGGTGGAGAGAGGATGGTCAGCTGAGATCTCGACAATTTATGATGAAATAAACTATGAAAATCCATCAACCATGCTGGATATCACCTACAAATCGTGCTGTTTCACGGTAGATGTTGCCGCCCAAAAATATTACCGCACAAGAGTTCTTGAGGATAATACCTACGAGAGATACCTCGATACTAAATTCTTTCTCCTCTTCAGCTTCAAGGGCTTTGGAGATACCGGAAATAAGGTTGCCCCGATAGTCGGTCGAAAGATTTAAAACTATCCGTAGAAGACGCTGTTTTTAGATATTTAAATAAAACATATCTACTCTACATTTGCTGTATCTTCTTTATTTATAACAAGTTACAATGAAGCGGCTAAATTCGGCATTGAGGAATGGTATTTATGTTTTCAACTTTTCCGAAAATATTCCGATAATGGAACGGAAGTTGCTCATATTGGGCTACATGAACCTTTATGACAATTATTTGACAGATTGGGGCGGTTACTGCAGGACCCATAGCGCCTATATGCAGTCAGGTTCCATGTTCTATAATAGGAGAAAGCGCAGTGCCTGACAGGTTGATGTTTGTATTTCCTGGCGTGGAATCTGAGACTTTTTTTGAGGGGAGAGCAAATATTACCCAATTCATCCCGCAGCCTAAAAAAATGCCCGCCAATCAGGTATTCGGATACTACATACCTGCGGGTGACAAAGCACCTCCCGAGATCAAATCAACTCAAATATGGCACCTACCTGACAATACTGACAAGAACAGCCTGATACTCGAAGGGCTCCGCTTCACCGATGATGTCCCTTCAAAACTGCAAACAGTCAACAGTGGTTACTTGACCTCCGTTGATGGCAAGATGAAGGTGACAAAAATTTTCGAGATTTACGAAGATATTGACGCAAGAACCGGGGATATAAAGGCTGACTCCTCTATTCTCCTTCATGGAACTGTAACCCAGGGTATTGAAATAATCTCCGAAGGTGATATTGAGGCCCGCGGTTTGATCGAAGACGCGACCTTAAGGGCCAAAGGAAGCATCGTTGCCAAAGGGGGAATTTCCGGAAACAACAAAGGGAAAATAGTAGCTGGCGGCAACATGTACAGCACCTTCATCCAACAGGCGGATATTGAGGCGATGGGAAATATTCTTGTCGATGGCGCGATAATAAACAGCAATATCCTTTGCGGTAAAAAGATCATCGTAAGGGGGAAAGGGCTTCTTGTCGGCGGAAAGGTCATGGCCCGTGACGGAATTGAAGTTCTGCATCTAGGCACAGAAGCCGCAATTGCCACAGAAGTGGAGATAGGATGCAATCCTTTTCAGAGAACCCATGTGGAAAGGATCGAAAAGGAAATAGCCGATTTGGAACAGGGGATGAAAACGATAATCGTACAGATAAAACATCTCGAACACGAACTAATGGGATTCGTCAAATTCCAGACCAGAGATCTCGCAACCGCCCTGTTCAACACCGCGGAATTCGTGCAAAAAGAAGGGAGTGATTTTGGTGAAGAAAAACTTCACCAAATCAATAGATTCGGCTCCGGCATTATGAGACTTATGAGAATGACGGGGGAGATTGAACAGCTGAAGGAAGAGCTCAAAAGGGTCAGCAGTTCGGAAACTTACTCAAAAAAAGCACGGATCCAAATCGGCAAAACAGCCCACCCAGGTGTAACCATCAAGGTACAAAATACATCCTTAAGACTGATGAGGGAATACGACCACGTCTCCTTTTACTACAGCCCCGAAAAGGGGGAGATCGTGGCAGGATTTTGAAAATGAAAATAGATTTACTAACCCAAGCGAAAGGTTAAGCAGATATGTCAACTTTAATTGCGATTATATTCGGTATGGGTCTCATGCTTGGCGCCATTTTGGCCGGTGGCTCACTTTCAGTATTCATCAGTCCCCCCTCAATGATGATTGTTATGGGCGGCACTATCGCCGCTCTCTTTATCAGTTTTCAGTTACCGCGGGTTATGAAAGTAACAGGCGTGCTCATCCAAATTTTCAAGAGGGACGAACAGAATCCAAGCAATGTAATCGCCGAGATCGTAAAGCTGTCCTTTAAATCAAGGCAACAATCGCTTCTGGCGCTGGAAGACGACATGAACAAACAAAAACACAGATTCATAAAACTTGGCCTTGGAATGGCCATTGACGGAAGCCCCGGTCAGCTTATACGCGAAGTCATGGAAACCGAGCTCGATTTCATCCAGGTCCGGCACCGAAGAGGCGAACATATTTTCAGAACCGCCGCCCGGTATTCCCCTGCGTTTGGTTTGATAGGAACGCTTATCGGCCTTGTGCAGATGCTTCAGGCCTTTGGTGAATCGACTGGAGCAAGCGCCGCCTCGCTTGGCGTCGGTATGTCGGTCGCGCTTATAACTACCTTCTACGGCTCCATGATGGCTAACCTTTTCTTTAACCCAATCGCGGAAAAGCTCAAAGCGCGAACCGAAGACGAGGTACTTACCACCCAGATAATAATCGAAGGGATCGTCATGCTCCAGGCAGGAGCGAATCCGCGTGTTATTGAAAGAAAACTGAATTCATACCTGCCGCCTGAAGCGCGCCAGAACCATTACGAACGGATGATGAAACGCCAAAAAGGGGCATAATATCGAATGGGTAAAAAGCTATATCGACAGATAGAGGTCGAAAGACTTGTTGCCGAAGCCGAAGAAGAGGGTTTAGCTGAATCCGGCTGGCTTGCCACCATGGCAGACATGATGACCCTCCTTCTCACCTTTTTCGTTATGCTGTTGGCGCTTGCCGCGCCGGAATCGCAAAAATACATTGAAGCATTATCTGAGGTGGGAAGCGCATTCGGAGGAAAATCACTTGTAGAAACCAAGGCTGAAGAAAAAAAGATAAAAAAGAAAGACATAAAAGAAGAGCTGAAGAAAGTGATAGAAGATAACAACCTTTCCAAGGATGTCATTGTAACGGAAGACAGCCGGGGGCTTGTAATTTATTCAAGAGGTGACTTCTTTTTCAAACCCGGAACTTCCGAACTGATCCCGGAAACCCAGTTTTTTCTAAAACGGATAACGAAAATACTTAAGGATACAAAAGGCGATATCATGATCGAAGGGCATACGGACGATCTCCCCCTAAAACCGGGAGGACGATATCCCACCAACTGGGAACTTTCTTCGGCCAGGGCCTCTTCAGTCGCGAGATATTTTATTGAAGATATGAAACTCCATCCGGGGCGTTTTATCGTGGCCGGCTATGCGGAATTCAAACCAAGGTACGCGGTTATTCCCGCAAACCGGGGGAAAAACCGCAGGGTTGAAATCATCTTAATGAAAAAATAAAAGGAATAAATCAATGAGCGAACCTTCAGGCGGACCGCCAAAACAGATCAGAAAAGACTTCAGGGTTAAACTGGCCGCCTCTGTCCGCTATCGCGTAGCGAAAAAGGTCGGGGAAAAATATGTTCTTTCACCCTTTTTCAAAGGGATAGGCGTAGACTTTTCAGGGGGAGGGGCAGCCTTTAAAATAGGGAACTCAATTCCCAAGGGATACCTGCTCTACCTGGAAATCTTTTTCCCCTTCGACAAATTTCCAGTATCTGTCGTTGCCGAAGTCATCAACATTAAAGAAGATACTTTGAAAGACAAAAAGGTCTTTCTCTGCATTACGAGGTATCTGCTCATGTCGCCAACCATCAACGACAGGATGATCGGCTACTTTATCAATGACGCGGCAAGAGGGGCGGCTAGCCAGCAAAACGAATAAGACTTTGCCTTTATAACGGCCATCAACCCCCTTCTTCGCCACTTCCGCCTTACGTAAACTTTTTGCCTTTCCCGAACTCTATGGAATTTTCACAAACAACCAGTTTCAAATTGGAATAGAAGCATTATTGCTGTAAAGTCTATCCATGAATTTCTATAACTAT
Encoded here:
- the yidC gene encoding membrane protein insertase YidC: MDKKTLTAIFLSIVVMIFWNMWYFHRYGDVIEANKLKKIEQQKEQVQEKETAPAQIETVDPDVFSHEDAEIVLGSAQPDVTPLDPTASLQQDAGESSTGNQRGSEKKIFIDTGYAVVTLSNIGGVVTSWKLSGFGDDDGNPIELVKQGLEMKPLSLEFSSADATKKINKTVFEVNAPAKIMLSEKNRDAEVLFVHSLATGFEIKKKIVFHYNSHRADMEVSLSHSGSSVKGSAFGIGWYGLGDIKDKMYSYDGPVIYIDGKRLTKTPDMDKENVYEGKIEWAGLTNRYYCVAFFPEDREAKMTQREVEDDIYSNTLQLVSPGSGKPISFYMYAGPKMVSELKKQNRGFQKVINYGWFDIIAKPIYRVMVWLHDSVFYNFGWAIIVITVVIKILFFPLTQKSFQSMSKMRKLQPQMKILQERYKNDKTKMNEELMLLYRKHKVNPLAGCLPIFLQIPVFIALYKVLLESIELKGADFIWWIHDLSLKDPYYVTPLLMGLSMFLQQKLSPQANDPVQRNMMLLMPVVFTVMFINFPSGLVIYWLVNNILSIAQQWYVNRSAEEA
- a CDS encoding KamA family radical SAM protein, with product MEFGKIFGKKPATWVKRPKYTTSVEQINEIGEAERQSLRVVEDTFQFRTNDYYTSLIDWEDPDDPIRQISIPSIRELEMNMDWSLDASCEEDYTRGGGIQHKYSNTVLLLVNNVCGTYCRFCFRKRLFMNDNDEVARNISEGLAYIAENSKITNVLLTGGDPLILSTPKLEEIIRRLREIKHVKIIRIGSKMPAFNPFRILNDPSLPEMLSKYSLATKKIYLMAHFNHPKELTEHSIEAMTVLQRHGVITTNQTPILRGINDSPNTLYELFEKLSYMGVPPYYVFQCRPTQGNEMFSLPLEEAYGIFEKAQSMASGLGKRARFVMSHQTGKIEVIGLTEEQIFMRYHRSPDNANRDGIMVFNRNSQAYWLDDYEEAEKIISSRYMMNPA
- a CDS encoding DUF3108 domain-containing protein gives rise to the protein MANSFCNKQQIGLWLSVLFFSFAISGEAAASPLQDKKGELPLPFQVGEILIFQVEWLFLDAGRVTATIPEKIKENGRELLHFTLHTETTNLLDDIWTMDDWFHSYWDINERATRKFTVKIRESTYKKDKLILFDIENGIATVTKNSDEPKEIPLKRGAQDFFTAGHMSRTLPLKKGGDYRYPVFEDDKNYDAQIVVVKKETIEIMGGKIDTILIHPKISFEGAFHSKGTLHVWLSDDEYRAPVKLKLYTLFGAVDITLIEYGGINLNIVYPEKNNGKNSARTN
- the rnpA gene encoding ribonuclease P protein component, whose protein sequence is MRIRFKETRLSGGREFDSAFAGRKFVTGNLVFYFADSGLECSRLGIIAGKRILAKAVSRNRFKRRARALFRENLDRLKGLDVVVIARKGERLESYQALKKCFESFVRSIGG
- a CDS encoding methyltransferase domain-containing protein — encoded protein: MEYESIQKIYKLYSGFYDLLFKQIFFPRQEYAISQMDIKPGDKVLDVGIGTGLTLGCYPKDCHVTGIDLSAAMLKKAHHKKNKLGLDNVTLLEMDACELAFDDNQFDHVISTFVLTVVPDPVKALSEMKRVCKKGNSIVFINHFASENKFLAWTEDKLDPLCRKLGWRNTESLSDLSARANLEIASCTLLKKFDLWPIVFATNNK
- the rpmH gene encoding 50S ribosomal protein L34; its protein translation is MKRPYQPSNIRRKRTHGFRKRMSTANGQAVLKRRRQKGRARLTV
- the yidD gene encoding membrane protein insertion efficiency factor YidD, with the protein product MKRFLLFMIRGYQAAISPFLPPSCRFFPSCSQYSSDAIEKHGVFTGVWLSVKRISKCHPFHPGGFDPVK